One region of Natronorubrum aibiense genomic DNA includes:
- the meaB gene encoding methylmalonyl Co-A mutase-associated GTPase MeaB gives MNADDAALLEGLLEGEHRALARVISKIENRSPGYRELVSALYAHTGDADVVGITGSPGAGKSTLVDKLAETYRERGETVGVIAIDPSSPFSGGAVLGDRIRMASSVGDMDVFVRSMSARGTLGGLSTATADAVKAMDAFGKDKIIIETVGAGQNEIDIVRTADTVAVLVPPGSGDDIQTLKAGILEIADVFVVNKADRPGADRTVQELQEMIHLGSGGGLGAGGTGHHGADAMGDADDWGDTADEEQRWTTPIVETIATNGDGVETFIEELANHQTYLIDSGTHAQKVRQRYAEEIRTLLREDVHDILEDELAAAGGIDDLAEAVRNGETDPYTIADELLTPVEDCIDELEAGVENT, from the coding sequence ATGAACGCGGACGACGCTGCCTTACTCGAAGGGCTGCTCGAGGGCGAACACCGGGCGCTGGCCAGAGTAATCTCGAAGATCGAGAACCGCTCGCCGGGGTACCGAGAGCTCGTGTCGGCGCTCTATGCCCATACCGGCGACGCCGACGTCGTTGGGATCACCGGCTCACCGGGAGCGGGCAAGTCGACGCTCGTCGACAAACTCGCCGAGACCTACCGAGAACGCGGCGAGACGGTCGGCGTGATCGCAATCGATCCGTCGTCGCCGTTTTCCGGCGGTGCGGTGCTCGGCGACCGTATCCGGATGGCGTCGTCGGTGGGCGACATGGACGTCTTCGTGCGCTCGATGAGTGCCCGCGGCACGCTCGGTGGCCTCTCGACGGCGACCGCAGACGCCGTCAAGGCGATGGACGCCTTCGGCAAGGACAAGATCATCATCGAGACCGTCGGTGCCGGCCAGAACGAGATCGATATCGTCCGGACTGCAGATACCGTCGCCGTGCTCGTCCCGCCGGGCTCGGGCGACGACATCCAGACGCTGAAAGCCGGCATCTTGGAGATCGCCGACGTCTTCGTCGTCAACAAGGCCGACCGGCCGGGTGCCGACCGGACCGTCCAGGAACTCCAAGAAATGATCCACCTCGGCAGCGGCGGTGGCCTCGGGGCTGGCGGAACTGGCCACCACGGCGCCGATGCGATGGGCGACGCCGACGACTGGGGCGACACGGCCGACGAGGAGCAGCGCTGGACCACGCCGATCGTCGAAACCATCGCCACGAACGGCGACGGCGTCGAGACGTTCATCGAGGAACTCGCGAACCACCAGACGTATCTGATCGACTCCGGCACCCACGCCCAGAAGGTTCGACAGCGCTATGCCGAGGAGATCCGAACCCTCCTGCGCGAGGACGTCCACGACATCCTCGAGGACGAACTCGCGGCCGCTGGCGGGATCGACGACCTCGCCGAAGCCGTCCGCAACGGCGAGACCGATCCGTACACGATCGCCGACGAACTGCTGACCCCCGTCGAAGACTGTATCGACGAACTCGAGGCCGGCGTCGAGAACACGTAG
- a CDS encoding cobalamin B12-binding domain-containing protein, with product MSSEQEQESIRCLVAKVGLDGHDRGAHVIARAFRDAGFEVIYSGLHKAPDEIVQAAVQEDVDVLGISILSGAHDTLVPKIMDGLEEYGAKEDTLVLAGGVIPDEDRDELKEQGVAAVFGPGTSIEETIEFVRENAPER from the coding sequence ATGAGCAGCGAACAGGAGCAGGAGTCGATTCGATGTCTCGTCGCGAAAGTAGGGCTCGACGGTCACGACCGTGGCGCACACGTTATCGCCCGTGCGTTCCGTGACGCCGGCTTCGAGGTCATCTACTCCGGCCTGCACAAAGCGCCGGACGAGATCGTTCAGGCGGCCGTCCAGGAAGACGTCGACGTCCTCGGCATCTCGATTCTCTCGGGCGCTCACGACACGCTCGTCCCGAAGATCATGGATGGACTCGAGGAGTACGGCGCGAAAGAAGACACACTCGTCCTCGCCGGCGGCGTCATTCCGGATGAAGACCGCGACGAACTCAAAGAACAGGGCGTCGCGGCCGTCTTCGGTCCCGGGACGTCGATCGAAGAGACGATCGAGTTCGTCCGCGAGAACGCCCCCGAGCGATGA
- a CDS encoding HD domain-containing protein — MGVEIKETRVTDAEFEEMKGFVFEYLAASVEKEEEGGRMRWYPWHSAEYRHNHILNVVSLSEEIARKEGADVDVTRVAALFHDVAKLETDQELHAEAGARVAREYLESRAGYPESFIEQVCRAIEHHSFQGDLTDLALETQCLIEADLLDKVGANGTALMLLRMGYEARTHMDAGEMVDRVLERGYDAASRVQSETAESIAHQRLKRVKWFREWLEDEIAAMG, encoded by the coding sequence GTGGGCGTCGAAATAAAAGAGACGAGGGTGACCGATGCTGAGTTCGAGGAGATGAAAGGGTTCGTCTTCGAGTATCTCGCGGCTAGCGTCGAGAAAGAAGAGGAAGGTGGCCGCATGCGCTGGTACCCTTGGCACTCCGCCGAGTACCGGCACAACCACATCCTCAACGTGGTCTCGCTGTCCGAAGAGATCGCGCGCAAGGAAGGCGCGGACGTCGACGTCACGCGCGTCGCCGCTCTCTTTCACGACGTGGCCAAACTCGAGACGGATCAGGAACTCCACGCCGAAGCTGGCGCTCGCGTCGCTCGCGAATACCTCGAGTCCCGAGCCGGGTATCCCGAGTCGTTCATCGAGCAGGTGTGTCGAGCGATCGAACACCACTCGTTTCAGGGCGATCTGACCGATCTCGCCCTCGAGACGCAGTGTCTGATCGAAGCCGACTTACTCGATAAGGTCGGTGCGAACGGCACGGCGCTCATGCTGTTGCGCATGGGCTATGAGGCACGCACTCACATGGACGCCGGCGAGATGGTCGACCGCGTCTTAGAGCGCGGCTACGACGCCGCCTCGCGCGTCCAGAGCGAGACTGCAGAGAGCATCGCCCATCAGCGACTGAAGCGCGTGAAGTGGTTCCGCGAGTGGCTCGAAGACGAGATCGCGGCGATGGGATAA
- a CDS encoding LysE family translocator, with translation MSVVTTALAGVVFGLALAAPPGPMNAIIAEESVVSGWPAGFRAGLGAMVADVLFFVLTLAGAMAVIDRYPIVRPVLYFAGGLLMLYFAVGAIEEARAATSFTDGGRHESNGFRKTFALSLTNPYQIGFWLTVGVGLLESGTLDVLAHVPGAGAALAGELIVQTGSPALLAGFFGGIAIWIVIYPATLVAAGRRVDNFAPAVAGLSAVVLAGFGLLFLVAGTARVV, from the coding sequence ATGAGTGTCGTTACGACAGCGCTTGCGGGTGTCGTCTTCGGACTCGCCCTCGCTGCACCGCCGGGACCGATGAACGCCATTATCGCCGAGGAAAGCGTCGTCAGCGGCTGGCCGGCCGGCTTTCGGGCCGGCCTCGGTGCGATGGTCGCGGACGTCCTCTTTTTCGTCCTCACACTCGCCGGTGCGATGGCCGTGATCGACCGCTATCCGATCGTCCGGCCAGTACTCTACTTCGCTGGCGGCCTGCTGATGCTGTATTTCGCCGTCGGCGCGATCGAAGAGGCCCGCGCCGCCACGTCGTTTACCGACGGCGGCCGCCACGAGTCGAACGGCTTTCGGAAAACGTTCGCGCTCTCGCTGACCAACCCCTACCAGATCGGGTTCTGGCTCACCGTCGGCGTCGGCTTACTCGAGTCCGGGACGCTCGACGTTCTCGCCCACGTCCCAGGCGCTGGTGCGGCGCTTGCTGGGGAACTGATCGTCCAGACCGGGTCGCCGGCGCTGCTCGCCGGATTCTTCGGTGGCATCGCGATCTGGATCGTCATTTATCCCGCAACGCTGGTCGCAGCGGGTCGACGCGTCGATAACTTCGCGCCCGCCGTCGCTGGCCTCAGCGCCGTCGTGCTGGCGGGGTTCGGGCTCCTCTTTCTCGTCGCGGGAACGGCACGAGTCGTCTGA
- a CDS encoding O-methyltransferase — MVDVLSDEIGRFIRAVGPDPDEQLREMDDYADSEGFPHVGPEVGAFLRFVARMSDAERIFEFGSGYGYSAYWMAEALPADGELVLTEVDEDELELARDYLTAGGYDDRARYELGDALATVKRYDGPFDVVLIDHQKHRYVDAFEAIREKVPVGGVVVADNAITAGPIQFEKLLEIADGGTPEDVNEHTRGIADYLERVGSDPAFETIVVPLGEGIAVSYRVE; from the coding sequence ATGGTTGACGTGCTTTCGGACGAGATCGGGCGCTTCATTCGGGCGGTCGGTCCGGATCCCGACGAACAGCTTCGCGAGATGGACGACTACGCCGACAGCGAGGGATTCCCCCACGTCGGCCCCGAGGTCGGCGCGTTTCTCCGGTTCGTCGCCCGCATGAGCGACGCCGAGCGAATCTTCGAGTTCGGCTCCGGCTACGGCTACTCGGCGTACTGGATGGCCGAGGCGTTGCCCGCTGACGGCGAACTCGTTCTCACCGAAGTCGACGAAGACGAACTCGAGTTGGCTCGCGACTATCTGACCGCAGGCGGCTACGACGACCGCGCGCGGTACGAACTGGGAGATGCATTGGCAACGGTCAAGCGCTACGACGGCCCGTTCGATGTCGTGTTGATCGACCACCAGAAACACCGGTACGTCGACGCTTTCGAGGCCATCCGCGAGAAGGTGCCGGTCGGCGGCGTCGTCGTCGCGGACAACGCGATCACCGCCGGTCCGATCCAGTTCGAGAAACTACTCGAGATCGCAGACGGCGGAACGCCCGAAGACGTCAACGAGCATACTCGAGGGATCGCCGACTATCTCGAGCGCGTCGGCTCTGATCCGGCGTTCGAAACGATCGTAGTGCCCCTTGGCGAAGGAATCGCGGTCAGTTATCGAGTCGAGTAG
- a CDS encoding PAS domain S-box protein has protein sequence MSDRTEPSNTAFWAADDSQTEPQWCQTLVETMEGGVFRLDTDGQFVAVDDTLLELTGYAREDLLGNPVTMLLSGIEMTGFERDVRDQQRAAGDVATLEYPLRTADGVAVPCRLRVNHVRADGQHRGAVGVVRAVDQSDSARPSSSLTDTAFESAMQTLDEADVGVFVLDEEHNVAWINEATERYFGLDRAAALGRDKRRLIEETIRNRVADPDSFADTVGATYDDTDYVERFECHVTPGNDREERWLEHRSRPIESGPYAGGRIELYYDVTEQRRRVSQLRRLNEAVHEWMGANSREDVAKRVSQDLLDILGLEINGVFLYDSETDRLEPVAWSNPAATLFGDLPTFAEGEGIAWQVFESGEPSIYSDVRSDPDVYNPETPIRSELCLPIGEHGIVIIGSETRNAFDEGDRSLAKIVASSLEATFDRLHHEHRLERECVQTEELLRTAPVAISVTDADGDVLLVNRRAREDYGLSDDATLATLAAADEWRVTDASAQPLAPDDTPAARVRATGDPVLDEELVIEAPSGDRTWLSVNAAPVTESDGSLARVIAIAEDITARKEAERDLERHKSELETELSEILGRISDAFYALDESWRFTHVNERAEELLGYSSDELVGERVWDVFPGGTRSELVDRYEEAMETQESISWERYSQSLDLWMEIHVYPSETGLSVYFRDITARKRRERQLEQYERIIETIDDGIYVIDEDGRFTAVNDAYTSLTGYNRDELLGAHASLVASEDVIGHTKQVLTDDSESSTIETTLETRDGTQVPIEVTVTGISMTEEMAGNAGGSTADVVDHDRNAAQTEDAATGYQRAGIVRDVTDRRRRQRRLEASEQRYRTLAENFPNGVVALFDDELRFTAAGGQLIGELGIDPGNVIGQTIYERYPNDLAAEVDPHFRAALTGEERTFEMTSHGRDLLAYTLPVETPGEITTGMFVVQDVTERTEYQRKLEASNERLEQFAYAVSHDLQEPLRMISSYLQLIERRYEDVLDDDGLEFLDYAVDGADRMSAMIDGLLEYSRVETRGDELEPVDLEAVVEDVRETLAFRIDEQNATVTTSSLPRVRGDTGQLRQLFQNLLSNALEYSGDEPPRVHVSAERDGGDWVVSVSDEGIGMDPDKTDEIFEVFQRLHTYEEHPGTGIGLALCRRIVDRHGGEIWVETEPGEGTTFSMTLPAADRSA, from the coding sequence ATGAGCGACCGGACAGAACCGTCAAACACGGCGTTCTGGGCAGCCGACGACAGCCAGACGGAGCCGCAGTGGTGCCAGACGCTCGTCGAGACGATGGAGGGCGGCGTCTTTCGACTCGACACCGACGGTCAGTTTGTCGCAGTCGACGACACGCTCCTCGAGCTAACGGGGTACGCCCGCGAGGACCTCCTCGGCAACCCCGTTACGATGCTGCTATCGGGCATCGAGATGACGGGATTCGAACGAGACGTCCGAGACCAGCAGCGAGCCGCCGGCGACGTCGCCACGCTCGAGTACCCACTCCGGACCGCCGACGGAGTGGCCGTGCCCTGTCGGCTCCGAGTGAATCACGTTCGGGCGGATGGACAGCACCGTGGCGCTGTGGGCGTCGTCCGAGCGGTCGACCAGTCGGACAGCGCTCGACCGAGCAGCTCCCTGACGGACACGGCCTTCGAATCAGCTATGCAGACCCTGGATGAGGCCGACGTCGGCGTCTTCGTCCTCGACGAGGAGCACAACGTAGCGTGGATCAACGAAGCGACCGAGCGCTACTTCGGTCTCGACCGGGCTGCCGCTCTCGGTCGCGATAAGCGACGGCTGATCGAGGAGACGATCCGAAATCGGGTCGCTGACCCGGACTCCTTCGCGGACACCGTCGGTGCCACCTACGACGACACCGACTACGTCGAACGCTTCGAGTGTCACGTCACCCCCGGTAACGACCGCGAGGAACGCTGGCTCGAGCACCGGAGCAGGCCGATCGAATCCGGCCCCTACGCCGGCGGCCGAATCGAACTCTACTACGACGTGACTGAACAGCGCCGCCGGGTCTCCCAGTTACGGCGGCTGAACGAAGCCGTTCACGAGTGGATGGGTGCGAACAGCCGCGAGGACGTCGCCAAGCGAGTCTCGCAGGACTTGCTCGATATTCTCGGACTCGAGATCAACGGCGTCTTTCTCTACGACTCGGAGACCGACCGTCTCGAGCCGGTCGCCTGGTCCAATCCCGCAGCGACGCTGTTCGGAGACTTGCCGACGTTCGCGGAAGGTGAGGGAATCGCTTGGCAGGTCTTCGAGAGCGGCGAGCCATCGATCTACAGCGACGTCAGATCCGATCCGGACGTCTACAATCCGGAGACACCGATTCGAAGCGAACTCTGTCTCCCGATCGGTGAGCACGGTATCGTGATCATCGGGTCGGAGACGCGAAATGCGTTCGACGAGGGCGACCGCTCGCTCGCCAAAATCGTCGCCTCGAGCCTCGAGGCGACCTTCGATCGGCTGCATCACGAACACCGTCTCGAGCGCGAGTGCGTCCAGACTGAGGAACTGCTTCGCACGGCTCCGGTTGCGATTTCTGTCACCGACGCCGACGGTGACGTCCTCTTGGTCAACCGTCGTGCACGGGAGGACTACGGGCTATCCGACGACGCGACGCTCGCGACGCTCGCCGCCGCCGATGAGTGGCGGGTCACCGACGCTTCGGCACAGCCACTCGCGCCGGACGATACCCCGGCCGCTCGCGTCCGGGCGACCGGCGACCCGGTTCTCGACGAGGAACTCGTGATCGAGGCCCCTTCGGGTGACCGGACCTGGCTCTCGGTGAACGCTGCGCCGGTCACCGAAAGCGACGGCTCACTTGCGCGCGTGATCGCCATCGCCGAGGATATCACGGCTCGGAAGGAAGCCGAACGCGACCTCGAGCGCCACAAGAGCGAACTCGAGACGGAGTTGAGCGAGATCCTCGGGCGGATTTCGGACGCGTTCTACGCGCTCGACGAGTCGTGGCGGTTCACCCACGTCAACGAGCGCGCCGAGGAACTGCTGGGCTACTCGAGCGACGAACTCGTCGGAGAACGGGTCTGGGACGTATTCCCCGGCGGGACGCGATCCGAGCTCGTCGATCGATACGAGGAGGCGATGGAGACACAGGAGTCAATCTCCTGGGAGCGATACTCACAGTCACTCGACCTGTGGATGGAAATCCACGTGTATCCCTCAGAAACGGGCCTGTCGGTGTATTTCCGAGATATCACGGCCCGAAAGCGACGGGAACGACAACTCGAGCAGTACGAGCGGATTATCGAGACCATCGACGACGGGATCTACGTTATCGACGAAGACGGGCGGTTTACGGCCGTCAACGACGCGTACACTTCGCTCACCGGCTACAATCGAGACGAACTGCTCGGCGCTCATGCGTCGCTCGTCGCCAGCGAGGACGTGATCGGGCACACGAAGCAGGTGCTCACCGACGACAGCGAGTCGTCGACGATCGAGACCACACTCGAGACGAGAGACGGAACGCAGGTCCCGATCGAAGTGACCGTCACGGGAATTTCGATGACCGAAGAGATGGCCGGAAATGCGGGCGGCAGCACCGCGGACGTCGTCGATCACGACCGCAACGCCGCTCAAACTGAGGACGCGGCGACCGGCTACCAGCGAGCAGGGATCGTCCGGGACGTCACCGACCGCCGAAGGCGACAGCGACGACTCGAGGCGAGCGAACAGCGCTATCGAACCCTTGCGGAGAACTTCCCGAACGGCGTGGTCGCCCTCTTCGACGACGAACTCCGCTTTACTGCCGCCGGTGGCCAACTCATCGGCGAGCTCGGGATCGATCCGGGGAACGTGATCGGACAGACGATCTACGAGCGGTATCCGAACGACCTCGCCGCGGAGGTCGATCCACACTTCCGGGCCGCACTGACGGGCGAGGAGCGAACCTTCGAGATGACGTCCCATGGTCGAGATCTGCTCGCGTACACCCTCCCGGTCGAGACCCCCGGCGAGATCACCACGGGGATGTTCGTCGTCCAAGACGTCACTGAGCGCACGGAGTACCAGCGCAAACTCGAGGCGTCAAACGAACGCTTAGAACAGTTCGCCTATGCAGTCTCTCACGACCTGCAAGAGCCCTTACGGATGATCTCGAGTTACCTCCAGTTGATCGAACGTCGCTACGAGGACGTCTTGGACGACGACGGACTGGAGTTTCTCGACTACGCCGTCGACGGTGCCGATCGCATGTCGGCGATGATCGACGGCCTGCTCGAATACTCGCGGGTCGAAACGCGAGGTGACGAACTCGAGCCGGTCGACCTCGAGGCCGTCGTCGAGGACGTTCGAGAGACGCTGGCGTTTCGGATCGACGAACAGAACGCGACCGTGACAACGTCGTCGCTGCCCCGTGTTCGCGGAGACACGGGACAGCTGCGCCAGTTGTTCCAGAACCTCCTCTCGAACGCGCTCGAGTACAGCGGCGACGAGCCACCGCGGGTCCACGTCTCGGCCGAGCGTGATGGCGGCGATTGGGTCGTCTCGGTCAGCGACGAGGGAATCGGCATGGACCCCGACAAGACTGATGAAATATTCGAGGTGTTCCAGCGGTTGCACACATACGAGGAACACCCGGGGACCGGAATCGGGCTGGCGCTGTGTCGGCGAATCGTCGACCGCCACGGCGGCGAGATCTGGGTCGAGACCGAACCCGGCGAGGGGACGACGTTCTCGATGACGCTTCCAGCGGCTGATCGGAGCGCATAA
- a CDS encoding DUF1467 domain-containing protein, which produces MTRPFSVSAVLRLAGAVSIIAVGITINTGLDAPFRLLLGLGLTALGVAVIARSAQNYSVDRLRLATQRWWAVAFVSFLPYALVAAPASDSAAAVGETVASPALSLALESVAAAVVCCAVALTVLYGFAQYGIHPGRPSPEKRILVDADGRDE; this is translated from the coding sequence ATGACTCGTCCGTTCTCTGTCTCCGCTGTCTTGCGACTCGCCGGCGCTGTTTCGATCATCGCTGTCGGCATCACAATTAATACTGGCTTGGACGCACCGTTTCGATTGCTTCTGGGGCTCGGATTGACAGCCCTTGGAGTCGCCGTGATCGCTCGTTCCGCTCAGAACTACAGCGTCGACCGACTCCGTCTGGCGACCCAGCGCTGGTGGGCGGTCGCGTTCGTCAGCTTTCTCCCGTACGCGCTGGTTGCGGCTCCCGCGAGCGACTCGGCGGCGGCCGTTGGAGAGACGGTTGCCAGCCCCGCCCTCTCACTCGCACTCGAGTCGGTCGCTGCCGCAGTGGTCTGCTGTGCGGTGGCACTAACAGTTCTTTACGGCTTCGCTCAGTACGGGATTCATCCGGGTCGACCCTCCCCCGAAAAGCGCATTCTTGTCGACGCCGACGGGCGGGACGAGTAG
- a CDS encoding mechanosensitive ion channel family protein has protein sequence MLQQQPAQQVPDWLQDPAAELVTFLPRLIGALVILFVGWIVGRIAARAVRRLADGIELDRMVLETPLGRILGGTERAVSSAFGSLAKWFVYGIAILAAANALAIQLLSEWISTAVAYLPAFIAGLLVIVIGFVVADFIGDVIERTRAATKTAYASWFANGARMFLYFTAIVIGLDTMGIDVGILYVFARALAWGLAAAVAIGAGIAFGWGGKDYVAENIDRWMGRTVTVTPDEEASGGRTTGGDRPASGQSSRSDREPGSEPGPSDDD, from the coding sequence ATGCTACAGCAACAACCCGCCCAACAAGTTCCCGACTGGCTACAAGATCCGGCCGCAGAACTCGTCACGTTCCTCCCGCGATTGATCGGTGCGTTGGTGATCCTCTTCGTCGGCTGGATCGTCGGTCGCATCGCCGCGCGAGCCGTTCGACGGCTCGCCGATGGAATTGAACTCGACAGAATGGTTCTCGAGACCCCGCTCGGCCGCATACTCGGCGGCACGGAACGAGCCGTCTCTAGCGCGTTCGGCTCGCTCGCGAAATGGTTCGTCTACGGCATCGCCATCCTCGCGGCCGCCAACGCGCTCGCGATCCAACTCCTCTCAGAGTGGATCTCGACGGCAGTAGCTTACTTGCCGGCCTTCATCGCCGGCCTGCTTGTCATTGTCATCGGATTCGTTGTCGCCGACTTCATCGGTGACGTTATCGAGCGGACGCGAGCGGCGACCAAAACAGCCTACGCGAGCTGGTTCGCCAACGGCGCACGGATGTTCCTGTACTTTACGGCGATCGTCATCGGCCTCGATACGATGGGGATCGACGTCGGCATCCTCTACGTCTTCGCGCGAGCACTTGCGTGGGGACTCGCCGCAGCGGTCGCCATCGGTGCCGGCATCGCTTTCGGCTGGGGTGGCAAAGACTACGTCGCCGAGAACATCGACCGGTGGATGGGACGTACTGTCACCGTCACACCGGACGAGGAGGCTTCAGGCGGACGAACGACCGGGGGCGACCGTCCAGCCAGCGGTCAGTCCTCTCGTTCCGACCGTGAACCTGGATCCGAACCCGGTCCAAGCGACGACGACTGA
- a CDS encoding creatininase family protein translates to MYLPHQTWPDLGEYVANESLAVVPLGSTEQHGPHLPEGTDYMIAEALAREATERTGHLCTPPIPIGVSSHHRQFHGTMWIEAPVFRDFVESFSRNLTYHGIDRIVYVNAHGGNVDHLREVGRRLHDDATAYAIEWMWDESIPGLIEEVFETPGPHGGPKETAMIMHIAETLVREDRLEDARDGGTVFDYDAERVHGATTFYDAIENSQNGVFGDQTDATPEIGTQLFEAASEQLVRLLEWLDDQPLEDLLPEPHVDPQPDRGT, encoded by the coding sequence ATGTACCTCCCCCATCAGACGTGGCCAGATCTCGGTGAGTACGTCGCAAACGAATCGCTCGCGGTTGTCCCGCTCGGATCGACCGAACAGCACGGCCCCCATCTGCCGGAGGGGACCGACTACATGATCGCCGAAGCGCTCGCCCGCGAGGCAACCGAACGGACGGGCCATCTCTGTACGCCACCGATCCCGATTGGAGTCAGTTCCCACCACCGGCAGTTTCACGGAACGATGTGGATCGAGGCGCCGGTGTTTCGAGATTTCGTGGAGAGCTTTTCGCGGAATCTCACCTACCACGGTATCGACCGGATCGTCTACGTCAACGCCCACGGTGGCAACGTCGACCATCTCCGGGAGGTCGGCCGCCGTCTCCACGACGACGCCACGGCCTATGCCATCGAGTGGATGTGGGACGAATCGATCCCCGGCCTGATCGAGGAGGTCTTCGAGACCCCCGGACCCCACGGCGGCCCCAAGGAAACTGCCATGATCATGCACATCGCCGAAACGCTCGTCCGCGAAGACCGCCTCGAGGACGCTCGTGACGGCGGTACCGTCTTCGATTACGACGCCGAACGCGTCCACGGCGCGACCACCTTCTACGATGCAATCGAAAACAGTCAGAACGGCGTTTTCGGCGACCAAACAGATGCGACGCCCGAAATCGGCACCCAGCTGTTCGAGGCCGCTTCGGAACAGCTCGTGAGATTACTCGAGTGGCTCGACGACCAGCCGCTCGAGGACCTCCTGCCGGAACCACACGTCGATCCGCAGCCTGATAGAGGCACATAG
- the nikR gene encoding nickel-responsive transcriptional regulator NikR, whose amino-acid sequence MAVVSVSMPDELLKRLDQFADEHGYTGRSEVVREASRNLLGEFEDTRLEDRELMGIVTVLFDYETTSVEERMMHLRHEHEDLVASNFHSHVGDHYCMELFVLEGELEDISTFVGKIRATKDALTVDYSVIPVDSFDPISQDN is encoded by the coding sequence ATGGCAGTCGTAAGCGTCTCGATGCCGGACGAACTCCTCAAGCGACTCGATCAGTTCGCGGACGAACACGGCTACACCGGCCGGAGCGAAGTCGTCCGGGAGGCCTCTCGGAATCTGCTCGGCGAGTTCGAAGACACCCGTCTCGAGGACCGTGAGCTAATGGGCATCGTCACGGTGTTGTTCGACTACGAGACGACCAGCGTCGAAGAGCGGATGATGCATCTCCGCCACGAACACGAGGATCTCGTCGCCTCGAACTTTCACAGCCACGTCGGGGACCACTACTGTATGGAACTGTTCGTTCTCGAAGGCGAACTCGAAGACATCTCGACGTTCGTCGGCAAGATCCGAGCGACCAAGGACGCGCTGACGGTGGATTACTCGGTGATTCCGGTCGACAGCTTCGATCCGATCTCGCAGGACAACTAA
- a CDS encoding cupin domain-containing protein, with amino-acid sequence MSYRKVNYEEVEQVSSAMHFLSDPLETEQVGVTVARCDPGWNSKPHDHTDNDHEEVYVLIEGEATVVVDDEPVAMETGDALWLPPESTRQIRNGDEESAFVLVSAPSIGDEDGDEWLLSGFAG; translated from the coding sequence ATGAGCTATCGGAAGGTCAACTACGAGGAGGTCGAGCAGGTCTCGAGTGCGATGCATTTCCTGAGTGATCCACTCGAGACCGAGCAGGTGGGTGTGACGGTAGCACGGTGTGATCCGGGGTGGAACAGCAAGCCACACGACCACACGGACAACGATCACGAGGAGGTCTACGTGCTCATCGAAGGCGAAGCAACGGTGGTCGTCGACGACGAACCGGTCGCGATGGAAACCGGAGACGCCCTCTGGCTCCCGCCGGAGTCGACACGTCAGATCCGAAACGGCGACGAGGAGAGCGCGTTCGTCCTCGTCAGCGCCCCGAGTATCGGGGACGAGGACGGCGACGAGTGGTTGCTCTCGGGATTCGCTGGCTGA